The nucleotide sequence AAATTGCGTCGGGCCCAATGGATAGTTTATCAACGATTCAAGCCTTTCCTTCAAGTTTTTATCCTTGTGCTCGGTGTACAGCTGGTCCAACTCAAACTCCCAAGGCCTTATTATGTGCCAGCGACAATTTCTGTGTTGAGACTTGAAAAACACCAACTCAATTGCAACTTTCATTGCTGGATCTTCGTCTGATAAAAGATAGAAAACAGGGGGGAAACAGGATCAGCAACACACACAGCGGCATTTTGCTGCAGCAACTATACAATTTTTAAGGTTGCAATCAGTGTTTTTAGAAAGAAGATAAGGCTCACCCGTCAGGATAACATGAGGTTCCTGTCCACCAATGCAACTCTTGAACGTCTCAAACAACCATTTGAATGATCCAATCGATTCATCACCAATCAGAGCTTGTCCGAAGGTCACGTTCTTGAGGTTATTGTTGGCTCCAACAAACATCGCCAGTGGCATCTTCTTGCTGTTGGTTTTATGTGTCGTATCAAAGGTGATGGTGTCTCCAAAATCTTTGTATTCAGCTCTCTGGCTTACATGACTCCAGAATATGTTTTTGATCACTCTAGTCTTTGGATCTGCATCCACATCCCAGTAGAAATATTCGTTGTTCTCCTTGCATTCTCTGAAGAACTGCAGCAGCTTGTTaagatcatcttctctttcctcCCTAGCCTTCGCCGCCTTCCTGTGAACATTTAAAAAATATAGGGCAGTTTTTGTTAGAAAAAGTTCAGTCACATGTTTTTTTGCAATTCAGATATGTGACATCTTGCAATTCAGATATGTGACATGTTGCAATTCAGTGAAAAAAAATTCAGCACGTACATATTCTTTATGTCCTTCTCTGTAAAACCCCACATATGGCAACCATCATACAGATCCGCCATCACATTCAATGCTACCTGATGTGGAACTCCGTTCCTTGTCATTATGTTAAATAAGTCACTCATGCCTTCTGCCATGTTCTTGTGCGTGTGCATGTATCTTGTCATCCTGGGAGACGGCTCAAGTTTGTGGTTGTGGGCTTCCTGCACATGGTCAAAGAACCAGAAATTGTGCTTCCCATCCTTCTTAACTTTCACATAAGCCGGGCAGCCGCATCTTCTCGATTCCTTTTCTGTTtttgcttcttcttctttatttttgCTCTCATGTTTCCCTTCCCTGTTGCAGACCCAATGATTCGTCTCCTTGCTTGTTCTCGCTGTCCTCAAACTGAACCCAGCCAGCTTTGCATAGTCTTTGTAAAATATGTAAgcatcatttttgtagagaattgCTGCCTCACTCTTGGCACTAACACAGCTGGTATAGTTGATTCCTGACAAAAAGAAAACATACAAAACATGTgtgatattttttttcaaaataaaatgaTGCAAACTCACTGGAAAATTCTCTATTGCAATTACTACCATGTCTCTGTTGCAATTTATACCACATCCTAGTTGCAATCAGTTGCATTTTCTTTTTATCAGATCCATGGAAAAGCCAAACACAGGTGATTCAGTTTAAAACTCAAAGCCATGTGTAGCAATTACTACCACATCTCTGTTGCAATTACTACCAAATCTCTGTTGCAATTAGTTGCATTTTTTTCCAGATCCATGGGAAAAGTCAGTGACAGGTTATTCAGTTTAATTCCAAAGCTGTGTCGCAATTACTACGAAAGCCGTGTCGCAATTAGTTGCACCCAGCACACAAATCACAGGTGATTCAAGCATTCAACTCACAGGCGCAGCATAAGGGAGGTCAAGTGCTTTTTTTTACCGGGTAGAACAGCTAGTTGGCATCTGGAGTCACCATGTCCCCTGGAGCCAATGTCGCCGGCGGCGTGAGTGTCATCGTATGGTGGAGGGGATCGCTTGAAATTGCTGTTATCGGGGGAAGCATGGGTGTCGACGACGGCGGAGGCTCTCTCCGATGTGCTTGAATCAACGCAGCGACCCTCTCCGATGCCGTCGGTGGATCACGCAGGGCGAGCGGCCCAGCCTCGACGAGCGATGGCGGCGTTGGCCCCATCTCGATGCTGGAGGCGGGACGCGGGGAGGCGGCTCGCGCGGCGGTGCAGGGCGAGGAGCGCGGCGGCTCGCGCGGCGGCGCAGGGCGAGGAGCGCGCTCCCCCTCAAGGCGCTCCGCCGGTGGCGACGGCGCCTCTACTGCGAGAGAGGGGGGCATGGGGTGGGATGCGTTTTTTCCTCCCCAGGCGATCCCTTTTTCTGTTTCTGTTGTATTTCTTACTTGCCGTTCAAGACATCCCTTGCACACGCATATATGTTGCAACCAGAACAGAATCGAGGTTGCAATCACAAGACACACGGCGTTGCAATTAGCGCTCGATTCGGACGAATCGGATGCGCGCGGCCCATTTTTTGCGGGGAGGCGAGTGGCCCACGTGCTGGCGGTTGCGTGCGGCCCACGCGCGGGTGGATGCGGGACCGCCCAAAATGGGCGTGGCCTGTTTTTGTCGGGCGCAGGGGCGGGAGGTGTTTTTGTGGTCTGTGCAATTGCTATATTAATTGTACCTTGTTGCATTTTAGCCTcgccatgtgtgtgtgtgtgtatatatatatatatatatatatatatatatatatatatataagggaaATGAATTATCATTATTCGTTCACAATGTTCGTGTTCTTTTTGCATGCAAGACGTTGGACATATTGCAACTTTTCCGGCCTTTTTGGGCTGCCCAACGAGAAATATGCATGGTCCGATCAACATGCCATTTTGGGCCCTGCTTATTTGCTGCCCACACTGGCACACTTCTTGCTGACTTGCGAATAATAGTTTATGAATTAGAGACTGATATATAGACATAGATGTGTACACTGAATTTACAGTGTTCAATCTTTTTATTAGGTGCGTGATGTTGATATAAGCTTGATTACCATATATGTGTTTGATCTAGCTTTGCAATATATATAGCTGCGACTTAACAAACACTTAATGCCTACTACATTGCATGTTAGTTGCCAAATAAAGAGGTCGACGTCCGGTCCGATCACAACGAAATCATCATGCTCTGAGGCGCGAGTATAAGTTTAGGGATTGTTTGTATAGAAGAGGTCTACAAATTAGTTCATTTTAAATTTCGACTCTAATCCATACATATGTACTAGACGGTGGGAGCAGTTTTCTTTACTATTATAGGAGAAAAGGCTAATAAGCTTTTGGAAAGGACAGTGTTAACCCGCTATCTTCCTCCTCGCAATGGCCCTTCCTCCCCCATCCCAGCCTCCTCCCCCGCCATCCCGGGCAGCGGCAGCCTCGCCGCTAGACGCGCTGCCCACCTCCCACCCCCGCCCTCTCGACCCTGCACTTCTCCTCGTCCTTGCCCCCACTGCCCCGCCGCGGTAGGGTCCGGCGAGACCCTGCCACGCTTGCGGCCCTCCTTCCTCCCCCCTCCCCCGCCCCGCTCCGATCTGGCCTGGCTGCCTCCACCGCCATCGGAACCCTAATGTCACCCTCCCGTCGTCTCCACTGCCTGGTCAGCTTGCCTCCCCCCGAACCCCCCTTCTAAAGCCCGccagagatggagaagaagaaaggGAGAGTCGGAGAGAGAGGGCGCGGAACCCTAATACCGACGAGCTCGTCATCTCCGTCTTCGACACCGACACTGGCGAGGTCCCCGGTGAGGGTGGGGTGGGCCGTGGGGGAGGGTCTACGTCGGGCAGTCATGCTCCGGCGCGATGGGTCGCGTGTTTGCTTTTCCCTTTTGGAAATCTATCCAAGCAACCGTTATCAAGTTATGTTACAACTTACAAGGGCCTACTCTACAAACCTGACATGCATGGAAATTACCACTGGCCAAACATGCACGTGTGCTCCCGATTCAAGTGGACACCAATGCAAAAAATACTACTATATAATCTGCGCGCACATGCCTGGCGCACACACCTGCAACGTTGGAACTGGCCTGATTTTCCCGAATGCATGAAGACGTAGAGGAGAGAGATGGCGAGCGAGAGAGCAAGAGGAAACAGAGACCCATCGACCaagcactaccggagaccggctctttgtcgagtgtcaggtggtttgccgagtattatttttcggacactcggcaaagacgcctttgccgagtgtttttttttttgacactcggcaaagaggttctttgccgagtgttttttttaacactcggcaaagagtctctttgtcgagtgttttttttgacactcggcaaagaaaatttcaaagcacattttgaagcagtaaattaattcaaatgaaaaagttttcaactacaaagttgtataactcatcaagatgtacaatgtttgttttggtcttttcttcatacgacaaagtgaaaataaatttgttcacaaatctaacatatctctcttgtagtttatgaaactacaagagagatatataagatttgtgaacaatgttagaacgaccatgtcggatgaacagatgaccaaacaaccaaaataaactttgtagatctcgaaaagttatgaaactttgtaattggcaactttttgatttgaaaacatcttgtcatgcaaaactgcgtttgaatttcaaaattttaaaattcaaacttttcaaacgacctcggatgaaaaaacaaccaaaataaactctgtagatctcgaaaagttatgaaacattgtagttgacaacttttttatttgaaaacatcttgtcatgcaaaactgtgtttgaatttcaaaattttaaaattcaaattttgtaaacgacctcggatggaaaaacttcctaaactaaaagtgtagatctcgaaaagttatgaaactttgtagtttacaactttttgatttgaaaacatcttgtcatgcaaaactgtgtttgaatttcaaaattttaaaattcaaattttataaacgacctcggatggaaaaacttcctaaactaaaagtgtagatctcgaaaagttatgaaactttgtagtttacaacttttttatttgaattcgtttagggcctcaaacatacaatttacactcggtttagtataatatattggaaactaaaacggaatccaaacACAAGTGAgcgtgtggtgtagtggtagaggaggtacgtgcacagctggaggtctcgggttcgaatcgcgtcggccgcgtagccatgaaattcacgcgaaaaggctggtgggggcctccatcgataaaaaaaaattccattttttgggtaaaaattcccattttttcgggtttttttcggtttcaactttgccgagtgtcgggcactcggcaaaagctttgccgagtgcccgataaaagacactcgacaaagttggctttgccgtcactgtttttggcgagtgctgttcgccgagtgttacactcggcgaaccatttgccgagtgttttatgtcttttgccgagtgtttcgggcactcggcaaactcaaggagtccggtagtgaagGCTCGGGTTTGTTGTGGCGTGGTGGACTGGTGGGCTAGCTGTGGCGCGCCATGGCCTGGGGTGTGAAATTCCAGGCTAGGGTTAGCGCAAGGAATTGTTTGGGCTGATTGATATAGAGCTGATGGAGCAACCTTTGCAAGGGCGCAAATTCACTTGGAACAATGCTGTGTTAGCTGCTAAGTTAGACAGATTCCTTTTTATAATAGACTGGGATTAAATGTCGTATACCCATGCTGTGGCGACAACCCCTTCCTAGATATGGTTCAGACCATGTTCCTTTGTCGCTGGAGTTAGATATATGGTTCAGACCATGTTCCTTTGTTGCTGGAGTTAGATATGGTTCAGACCATGTTCCTTTCTTGCTGGAGTGTGAGACTGAACTGTTCAAAGGGTTTTTCAAGTTTGAAAGATCATGGTTTCAACAAGAAGTCTTTATCCAGAGGATGGAGGTGGCATGCACTGTTGTTAAAAGGAGAATTGGGGAAGCCTTTTGAGTACATTTACAACAGATGAGAAAGTGTTTTAGGGGTGGAGTGCAAATGTGAATAGAGAGATTAGGAGAACAAAGGAAGAATCGCTGGGCGCTGGGCGGTGCCGGCTCCATCCACTCTACGCACGAGAAAGCTAGTACTATACGGTTGGAGTTGATCCCAGTGATTAAAGCTAGCTTTATTGCGCTGTCCCCAGATTTGTCCTTGCGGCCTCAGCTTTCCAAGGAAAGATAACAACAAAGTTAAAAACAGATGGCTAGAAAGATAGCTAGAAGGTTGCTAGGGCAAAACCGTGCAATTACGGCACAGCTGACCATATCCTACTTGCCCTTTTTTCTCCTTTCACCAAACCAAGCTTTGATGCCCAGTTCAGATCTACTCATCTCCGCACAGAGAGTAGGACAACCCTACTGATGATCTCCACATAAGACCCATGAATGTAAAGACTGGAAAGTGCCCAACTAATAGAGCTCGATCTTGTCAACACTTATAATCCATCTCCTGCAAGATGCCAGATTAGTAGACtacaaaccttttttttttgtggCAAGCGTCAAAGCGTGTTATCCAGCATCTGTTATCGCTCCAGCCTCCAGGGATGGCCAGAGATACCATTAATGTCAACATTATCATGGACTGGACTACAACTACAAGTAACAGATTCCCAAGTTCCCAACGTTTTCCGACGCACTTTCTTTTTCTTATGATGATGCTGGAACTTATCTATAGTACTAGTATATACATATTCTACTGCACCATGCATGTCGGTTTGCCGCCTTGAGTGGATTAATTAATCTATACAAAATCCAAACACATATAAAATGAAGGGAAAAAAAGGACAACTCAAGACCACGCAGCTTCCGGTTCCTCGCTAAGGTACATTGTTTTGCCCGAAATGATTTTTGGGAGCCCAGCTTATTCATATATGGTCCCAAAACAACTTATCTCTGTCCACTGCGCCAGGCAGCATCAAACAAATTTCTAACGCGAGTGATGATTAAAAAAAACATAATTCAGACTCCAAGATGTACCTCAGGTTACAGGAAACTGAGGAACAGATGTAACTGCTGCAAACATGCAAGGGCTTCAAATCAAATCATAATACAGTACACTACATGCTCCTATTTTTTTTACTCTATATATACCAGCATTTTAAAGATACCTTTCCACGATGGCGCTTAGAGGAATTCaagaggaatttatgagagaaaaacattgtttcggaTAAAAAAAGAAGCGAATCAAGCCAAGTTTAATGGCACGCGAACGGAGCCGATGTGTGACAAAAGGGTGTACAGTAAGTACCAGACAGTGTCAGAGGACAAGATCTCACAGAACCTTCTTATGCTCCAGTGAGAAGCGATCGATCGAGTGAGTGACACATGCCCGTGGAGCCAGGCCGTAGATGTACTGCAGGTACCTGTTTCTCATTAATTGACTCAACAAGGGCAACGAACTTCATCAATTTAATTCACCTTTTCATTTCACACAACTTAACTTCTGTAGCAACGGGGGTGGTAGATTAAAAAAAAAGCAACGGGGGTGGTTGCTGGCCTGGTAAAATATGACCCACAGCTCACCGGTTTATTGCAGAACGCCGCTTCATTTTGGTATCACAGGAAGGCTAAGGCCTAATACCCCAGTCATGCAAATGACTCTGCTTAGAGATAGGAGTGCATCACCACAATGAAATTTTCAAATTTACATACACTACAAGCACACCCGTCACAactgattctttttttttcttttccgaaAAAACACGCCTGTGAAATAGAGTACGACATTCCAAAGTGTGACTTCCTAACTTATATTAGCAAGCTAGCATAAGTAAAAACCCATTAAGATACTTTAAACCCAAGCAATGCGTGCGAAATGATACTTCCAAACAAAATGGCAACAATTTTTCAGGAAAGCACCCAAACAGGAAAGTTGCAGGCTAGAGCGAACACAACATTTATAAGTGTGCAAAGTGGCAAACTGCAACCAAACATTTTCAGCAAAGACTCCACTCCAGCTCCCTTTCAAAGAACCCAAAATCACTCTGAATGTTTGGATACAGCAAAGGATCTAGTCTTATTATAGACATGTGTCAAGCTTATTGCTGAAGCAGACTACCATAAACCTATAGAGCTATCGTCTTATTAATATAGTTTCCTAGATTGACAAAAGAAAGCCAAGTTCAAGCAAAATTAAATTTTCTACAAATTAAAGCACATGAGTTGTTCAATGGAGAAGAGATGAAGTTAGGTATATAAAGATTACTATAGCCCAACGGTATACCCTTTTTCCAACCTGATTTCTATTGTGAAAATATTGCAAAGCCAAATGTAAAACATACTATCAAATTCTCCACTGAGCAACAATTCAGTCGACTCCTATATTATAACGGTGTCAGGAAAAAAAACTATTATATTTCTTCACCGAACAAATATCGATCAACTGAGCACACACCATCGTCACCACCAGCCTGTTGCCTGCAGCAACCTCAGACAAGCTTAAATGCCAACCAACTCCAAGCAATTCCAGAGCAAACACCCCAGGACAAAGGCAACCTTGTCAATTCTCTTACAGATCGCACTGAAGAAATCACTCTAAACGCACAGTCTATATTCAGTTAAAGAACAATTCCTTGTAAATTTCAACATCCCTTTACATATTTATTTATAGAGAACAAAATTGGGTGATGCAACACAATTAGAGATTCCAAATGAAGCAAAAGAATTTTGGCGTTATGTCGTTATCTAAAAAATACGCAGAAAATATTCCGAGACCCTAAGTTTCAGCACAAGTCTTACCTATATGCTTTGTGGTGGTGTCCATGCGTCCAGTGGTACTCAACCATATGATTGGCCCCAGTAGCacaagcctgttcgcttgttggtttcagccagcgcttatcagtcagccaatagtgtttttctctcgtaacaaaccAACATCAGTCGAGCTTATCAGCGtaaaaaccaaccaacgaacggGCTCGAAGTTAATCCAAAACAGATGTACATTAACCCTACATAAACAACTACTAAGCAATCGACGACTATGTGGATCAACTTAGAGTTGCCCCACAAATAAATGTGGCAGCCATGGGTGTAGGTGAGAGTGTTTATTACCACTGTACTAGCAGGGAAGGTGGTTATGCTATGCACACACAGAGTTCACCGACAGCCCACACCTGCAGACACCATGTGGCCCCCCTTCAGTTGCCACTTCCCTGATTTCTCTCATCTTTTGCTCTGTACTCCTATCTCATAGTTTTATCCATTGACGCACGCTTGGTATACTGCTCTTGGCCCCAGCACACCCCTGCTCTCCAGtcagggcgtgattggttgctttgGTGGGGGAGTCGGCACGGAGATTCATGCTTAAATCGTACACtcagttgtgtttggttgtctttgttgttggtccaATACGAGATGAGATCATGTTTGGTTGCATGTATGGATGTGAGTTTTGACTGTATGACACATGGGTCCCTGGCCATGCGTCGCACCACACCATCCCGGCTCGCATGGGAAGCCCGATTTCTGCGTACGCTACGAGCCTGCACCAGGCGGCTCAAATGCACGGTCCGGTGCATCGATTTCATTCGGCACATGCAACCAAACATAGAGATAGTGCATGATATGGTACCGGATGACGCTTTGGACGGCTCCATCAGGGCTACCAAATACGGCctcaggcctcgtttagattgtgaaaaaatttcaacccgatgaatagtatcactttcgtcttatttggcaaatattgtccaatcgtggaccaactaggttcaaaagattcatctcgtgattttcaactaaacagtgtaattaattatttttttacctacatttaatactctatacaagcggttaaaaattgatgtgatggagacagagtgaaaaaacttgaatttggatggcatctaaacaatgCCGCCTTCTCCACTCCCTTCCTCTCTCACAGGTATCTTACTACCTACGCAGCTAACCACATTTATCACTCACTGCAGAAGCAAGTACAGGCTGGGAAGTTTATATTCACTCAAACCAGTCCGTTCCTTCCCCACACGGCCACACACACTTCAGTTCATAGGCGCCCCAGCAGAGCTCATCTCTGCCTCGTGTGTCCTCCATGACAGAGAATCTCCA is from Miscanthus floridulus cultivar M001 chromosome 7, ASM1932011v1, whole genome shotgun sequence and encodes:
- the LOC136465321 gene encoding protein FAR1-RELATED SEQUENCE 5-like translates to MPPSLAVEAPSPPAERLEGERAPRPAPPREPPRSSPCTAARAASPRPASSIEMGPTPPSLVEAGPLALRDPPTASERVAALIQAHRREPPPSSTPMLPPITAISSDPLHHTMTLTPPATLAPGDMRHGINYTSCVSAKSEAAILYKNDAYIFYKDYAKLAGFSLRTARTSKETNHWVCNREGKHESKNKEEEAKTEKESRRCGCPAYVKVKKDGKHNFWFFDHVQEAHNHKLEPSPRMTRYMHTHKNMAEGMSDLFNIMTRNGVPHQVALNVMADLYDGCHMWGFTEKDIKNMKAAKAREEREDDLNKLLQFFRECKENNEYFYWDVDADPKTRVIKNIFWSHVSQRAEYKDFGDTITFDTTHKTNSKKMPLAMFVGANNNLKNVTFGQALIGDESIGSFKWLFETFKSCIGGQEPHVILTDEDPAMKVAIELVFFKSQHRNCRWHIIRPWEFELDQLYTEHKDKNLKERLESLINYPLGPTQFEVE